The DNA segment GTGGATGCGGATGGCGTTCAGGAGAAAACCGAAGTACTCATCATCGACGATGAATTTGATCTGCGGACCTTCTTATGTGAGGCGTTGCAGGCTCACTTCCGAACGGTCGCCGTCGCTTCGGCAAATGAAGGTGTCGAAACGGCGGTGCGATGCCAGCCTCACTGCATCCTGCTTGATTTTATGTTGCCGGACGAAGATGGGCTGAATGTGCTGCGGAGGCTGAAGAAGTGTGAGGAATTGCGCGATACAAAAATCATTATGTTGACCGCCCACTTTGATGAAAACATTAAGCTGGAAGCGCTCCGTTTGGGAGTGGATGATTTTCTCTCGAAACCTTTTGGCTTGACCGAAGTTCGAGCTCGGGTCGCAGGGTTGATTCGCAGTTCGCGATTGCAGGTAGAATTGCGTGCGGAACGCGAAGAACTGCAACGTTCGATCGTCCAATTAGCAGAGACGAAAACTCAACTGTTTCAGAGTGAAAAAATGCGTGCGGTCGCAAGCCTAGCGGCGGGGCTTCTTCACGAAATCAATAACCCTGTGAACTTTACGGCAATGGCGATCAGGGCTTTGCAAAAGGACCTTGAAAAGGGGCGTGACCCCCAAGAAACCATTGTCGATATTCAAGACGGTATCCAGCGGATTGCGGACATCATTTCGGACCTGCGCACGTTTGCGTACCCCGATGAAGCCAAACTACTAAATGTGCTTACGATCGACGAAGTGGCGCGGACGGCATTCCGGTTCGCAGCCGCCGATGCAGATAATATTGAAATGAAAGCGGACTGGGATGCGTTGGGGCAGTGGCAGGTACGTGGTTCCAAAAGTCAGTTGACGCAGGTGCTGCTGAATCTGATTCTAAACGCCGCTCGTGCCATTCAAAAACACGCGGAAACGGATTCCCCTTCGACCGCGTCGGCGCCGACGCCAGAAATTTGCGTGTCGGTATCGCTGACACAACCTTTTGAACAAAGCAAACGACTGACAAGCGATCATTCAACCAGCGGTACAGAAACCGCAACGAATCGGTTATGGGTGACCGTCAGTGACAATGGACCCGGGATTCCCGCTGAAATTCAAGCACGTATTTTCGATCCTTTTTTTACCACTTCGGAACCGGGCCAAGGACTAGGTTTAGGGCTGAGTATTTGCGATACGATCGTGCGCGGGCACGGCGGGCAGCTTACGATTCATAGTGAACGCAGTGGTGCTCATATTTCTTTTGATCTTCCTCTTGCAACTGAATAGATAATCGATGAACGATCCTTCCACCGAAAAGAAAATTCTGTACGTCGATGACGAACCGCAGGCTCTTAAATATTTTCAACGTCTGTTCGAAGACCAGTTCCCAATTGTGACGGCGGAATCGGTTGATGCTGCGTTGGAATATTTGAAAGAGAATGCGGCGGACGTCAGTGTGGTCGTCACCGATCAGCGGATGCCGAAAAAATCGGGAGTGCAGCTAATGGAGCAGCTCCGTTTTCGCTATCCGAATATTGTTCGCATCCTGCTGACGGCTTACAGCGAATTGGAATTGGCGATTCAGTCGGTCAACGAAGGGGGAGCCTTCCGATACCTCAAGAAGCCTCTTGATGAGGACGAGATGATCGGAACGCTGCTCCGCGCGCAGGAATTTCATGCGGTTGTTGATGAACGGGATCGTCTGCTGCATGAAAAATTAAGTGTGCTGCATCGGTTGGTCGTGATGGATCGGATTCGAGGTTTAGCGACCGCAGCGACGGCCCTTGAGGGACGCGTCTGCAATGCGTGGCAAGCTTTGGTTGCTTACATGGAACAATCCCCTGTTCAGCAACGGCTGAAGATTCAGATGGAGGAAATTTCGCGGCTAAACATGACCGCGGTCGCTCGTCGCGAAGCCGAATTGATGGTCCGCACTGTGGAAATGCTGCGGGCAGACTGCATCGATCCCGCAACGAACAATGCCGTAGCCGTTTCCGTAAGAGAATCGCTCGGCGATATTCTGAAGCAGCAAGCGGCACAAGCAACCGAAGACGCT comes from the Roseimaritima multifibrata genome and includes:
- a CDS encoding response regulator, with amino-acid sequence MNDPSTEKKILYVDDEPQALKYFQRLFEDQFPIVTAESVDAALEYLKENAADVSVVVTDQRMPKKSGVQLMEQLRFRYPNIVRILLTAYSELELAIQSVNEGGAFRYLKKPLDEDEMIGTLLRAQEFHAVVDERDRLLHEKLSVLHRLVVMDRIRGLATAATALEGRVCNAWQALVAYMEQSPVQQRLKIQMEEISRLNMTAVARREAELMVRTVEMLRADCIDPATNNAVAVSVRESLGDILKQQAAQATEDAIDLVLSEDSTECEIQTDTGLFRHMVGLIVRRIADLQEHPAKIEWNVQSGEEQVTITAKASFDSLESSQLASLFAASIPLQKWPIGLDMDLLSLFMIAHHLGGSMRVLATGPEGPGVSVELPLVMPTTPVQPVDAESFNKVYESLAVWGQEILEFDG